The Conger conger chromosome 11, fConCon1.1, whole genome shotgun sequence genome includes the window ttttcattattattattattttttttaccctgcTAGCTAACTATGATATCGGTTTGCGTGCTCTCTCCAAACCAACCTTTCAACCAATCGACCTTGTGAATTTACACTAAACAGTCAGTAGATGGAGCTCTTTAACACCAATAAAAAGAGTCACAATATGATCAACACAGAAATAGGATATGATAGCTACTATATGGTTGTACAAATTCAGGCAATTTCAAGTTATTTGAAACTTCTCTTGCTGTAACAACCACAACCTCCAATTTTCAATAAATTATGAGAGAACCGTTTTTTCATGACAACAGCTAGACAACATAGCAACAGTAACTAAGAGGGGAAACCACCACGGTTTGTCATGTCTATCAGTTACATTacgttgtttttgtgtttagtgATTGTGTTGAACTTGCTGTTATCTTAGTATGATTAGTAATATGCTttatttaaggactattagattttcgagtttgtgtttgtggttgaaATTCTAGGCGGTGCTTTGGGTGATGATAGCACCACTAACTTTTTCCCAAGTGGTTCTGTAGCACCAGTAGCACCACCCATTCTGGCGGCATTGGCTAGTTTAGCTATTATGGGCTAGTTTTAATTCCTCATTAAACCTGTAACTTAATACTTTAAACACGCTATTCTACTGAATACGTTTTTCAAGTATTTCTCGGGTTTTactcaacaaaataaaaccagatgGTTCCAAGCATAGCCATGTACTGTTGctcaaactaaataaaaaaacacttaaattaTTCATTGTATAGAATGGTATTGCTCACTGAACTGAACAATTTTCTTTAGAGTGGAAAATACTCCTTGGTTATTTGAAAGAATATTTTAACTAGATTTCTCAGCTGGCGGCATGGAcggtgcagtgagtagcactgccgcctcacagcaaggaggtcctgggttcaaatccccatcggccggggcctctctgtgtggagtttgcatgttctccccgtgtttgcgtgggtttcctcccacagtccaaagacatgcaggttaggctgattggacagtctaaattgcctgtaggtatgaatgtgtgagtgaatggtgtgtgtgccctacgatGGACAGGCgacctgggtgtattcctgcctttcgcccaatatatactgggataggctccagccccctgtgaccctgttcaggataagcgggttaggataatgaatgaatgaatgaatgaatgaatgaatgaatgaatgaatggattttTTGACTACCGATCTACGGCCCATAGGCTATAAGAAGAGTTCTAGGGGTGTGTCTTCAGACTACTTTTTCAGGCTAACCTCATTGGCAGTCAGGTAGCATACTTTGGCAAGCATGCATTGGGTGTTGCACTTCGTGCTTAGCAAGATGTTTTGTCATGTAACACAGTTTATCACAAACATCAGTAGGGGGAGAGGTCAGACATGTTATCCACATAATCCATGGCTGGTGCTCAATAGAGGGGGTTACTCAAGTTACTCTTCCCGTGTCTGACAGGTGTCCTTCAAGTCTCCTGCCATGCGTGACACATGGTGCCAGAAGTGCCAGAACACAACAGGGGGTTCTGCCGACTGTGAACagtggtggaaagtccaggggctcattccaatcactcaTTCTTCACCTCGGGATAATCCCCCCTCCCATTCCTCAACATGCACTCATGAATTATTCCCAAACCTCCTGAACTCCTACAAAAAATATTGCCTCTTCAATTTGAAAGTGCACTGTTTTTTTGATCTCCTCGCTTCTTCATGCAGGGAATATTGCATGATTGAATTTTCCATTCCAGGAAGCCTGGATTCAGACCCTTGCTGGGCAGGGAGGAAAAATGAGGGCAAAAACATTCCCTTCCCGTCTTGCCCGTCTTTTCCTGACTAAATTTGTGACATGCAACAAGCACGCAAGGGAGGATAGATCAACAGACATCCCTTCTTGCTGAAAGCATCTCATACccttggagggagggagggaggaacaaCAAGGGAGCAAAGGAATACAATCGTTCCCTCCCCTTTCATAATTTCAGAACTCAAACTCGGAAGAAAGCATCCAATTTGGAATCGAACCCAGCATAGGAGTCCGAAGGGCCGGCCAAGTGTGTCTAATGTGTGGTGCAGAGAAAAGCTGCAAATCAGACCACAGGTCACTACCAGCCATCACCACTCTTTTTAAGACAGTGAAGAACATGACAAAGAAAGAACATGGTTCTTTATTGATTGAGCTTTGTGAAGAACACTGTACACTTATTTTTACTTTAGTTTGAATGCCAAAAAAATTGAAACTTATTTTACTTAAGGCTGAGTGTAATTTTTGTGCTCATTGGTTGAGAATTGGGGAATTTCAGATCCTAAACTCTAACTTATTTAGAATTCAACAATTTGAAGTAACCTTCAAATTGTTGAAGGACAGGCTGAGTAACTTTGAAGGACAGGCTGAGTAACCGCGAGTCAAGCACTAATAAATCACAGACAGCGCTCTATTGCAAACAACTACATAAAAgaggtacactcagtgagcactttatgaggtatttattagacttattggtcttctattGCTGTCACCAATCCACCTAGATGTTAgtttgaagcattgtgtgttcaaagatgctctgaACCAGAGTTGCATGCCatgcagttgtaatgtgtggtcatttgcatttctgtcaccttcttgtcagttttgactagcccttctcctctgacctatctcattaacaagatgtttttgtccgcagaacagctgctcactggatgttggaACAGCTGCCCaaactctgtctggcaccaaaaatcattccactgtcaaagtcactgagataatttcttccccattctgtcatttggtctgaaccaaTGACAgtctgaaacagctgaacctcttgaccatgtctgtatgctctTATTTGCaccaacaagctggtgtacaggtctacctaataaagtgctcactgattgtatattAGTAAAGTCACCTTGGCGTTGAGTTCAGTTGTAATGTTCCTAAGAAGAAATACTGGTTTAGTAGTTGAACTCATAGCAGGTGGCCCTGAAAGAGGGGTCTTCAGTCAAGCCCATTTTCTTAACAAGCCTGTAGGAGACCTGGTTCCCCTCCTCGATGTTGCAGTACATAGGGAAACCCTGGGCATGGAGCCTTGCTGCCATGGTGCTCATCAGGATCTTGGCATAGCCCCTCTCCCTGTACTCTGGCACAGTGTACAACAGCCCAGTGGCACAGTAATCACACAGCAGCAGCCAGGAAACTGGACGGCCTTCTTCATCAGTGATGCAACATGTGGGGAAGTGGCTTATCAGATGTTTGATTAGTTGGAAACCTTTTTCATCACCTCCGAATTTCCAGGTTTTATTCACCAAACCGACATGGGATTCATTCAGGGAGGAGATCCTGGCCTCCACATCTCTGCGGGAAAGAACATGTTCAGACAGAGCTGTTCAAACACATCAAGACCACTATGGCTATTTCACTTTGATGGTCAAGTAAACTTCAGCTGAGACTTGACCCCCCATTAACAGGGAGTGCTCTGTGCTAATGAGAAGACACTCAGTTCCATGAATATCTCAATAAAAACACCAGTGGAAAATACAAGGTGGCTTCCACTCAAACTTTCCAAACTTGAAGATCCAAAGACGGTTCCCCCcattttcccaaatgtacctgcTCAGTTTCAGTTGAGGAAGGAGACTTGGGTCTTGTAATTCCAAGATATGATCAATCGTACCCTGTCTCAATGTGACTCCTTTTGCAGCGGAGATGGCCTTCAACATGGTG containing:
- the LOC133141139 gene encoding glycine N-acyltransferase-like protein 3 isoform X1: MKILNKAVLQQAEKVLQSHLPKSFMVYGYLFGMNRNRPHTLEFVVDCWPNFKTIICRPHPKIENSLLYTKELTFFSTDEKDLKRMLMEDNVLDWNKYFKIGGIDIRHGTMLKAISAAKGVTLRQGTIDHILELQDPSLLPQLKLSRDVEARISSLNESHVGLVNKTWKFGGDEKGFQLIKHLISHFPTCCITDEEGRPVSWLLLCDYCATGLLYTVPEYRERGYAKILMSTMAARLHAQGFPMYCNIEEGNQVSYRLVKKMGLTEDPSFRATCYEFNY
- the LOC133141139 gene encoding glycine N-acyltransferase-like protein 3 isoform X2 → MNRNRPHTLEFVVDCWPNFKTIICRPHPKIENSLLYTKELTFFSTDEKDLKRMLMEDNVLDWNKYFKIGGIDIRHGTMLKAISAAKGVTLRQGTIDHILELQDPSLLPQLKLSRDVEARISSLNESHVGLVNKTWKFGGDEKGFQLIKHLISHFPTCCITDEEGRPVSWLLLCDYCATGLLYTVPEYRERGYAKILMSTMAARLHAQGFPMYCNIEEGNQVSYRLVKKMGLTEDPSFRATCYEFNY